A genomic segment from Propionibacteriaceae bacterium ZF39 encodes:
- a CDS encoding DUF4190 domain-containing protein, whose translation MSSPYQGPQDPYRPDPSGPAGFPTYPPPPSAYAPPPGAAPMQPYSYGSPYASQSTNTLAIIALVTSFFVPIAGIICGHLSLGQIRRTGENGRGLALAGLIIGYAYTAFIVLYFIFVIAMVIGFGGF comes from the coding sequence ATGTCATCTCCCTACCAGGGGCCGCAGGATCCCTACCGGCCCGACCCTTCGGGACCGGCGGGGTTCCCGACCTATCCGCCGCCGCCTTCGGCGTACGCCCCGCCACCCGGCGCCGCGCCGATGCAGCCCTACAGTTATGGCTCGCCCTACGCGTCGCAGTCGACCAACACGCTGGCGATCATCGCGCTCGTGACGTCCTTCTTCGTGCCCATCGCCGGGATCATCTGCGGCCATCTGTCCCTCGGACAGATCCGACGAACCGGCGAAAACGGCCGCGGACTCGCGCTCGCCGGACTTATCATCGGGTACGCCTACACGGCCTTCATCGTGCTCTATTTCATCTTCGTGATAGCCATGGTGATCGGCTTCGGAGGCTTCTGA
- a CDS encoding NAD-dependent protein deacetylase, translating into MKPPIVRLPKMGPAAHNPGVLPATPEQIRAALDLIDATETVAVLTGAGMSTDSGIPDYRGPDSPQATPMLYDEFVTSVENRRRYWARAFRGWSRMGKAHPNAAHDVLARLETHGRVRGVITQNVDGLHEAAGSGNLVALHGRIADVVCLGCAAVTSREAFQHELARLNPETADDPEAGHAELRPDGDAVVSDWQGFVFPDCPTCGGILKPDVVFFGESVPKQRVEQCFSLVDDSDALLVLGSSLTVMSGLRFVHRAVKAAKPVVIVNRGATRGDELATIKLELGVADFLAAMEAHTRVG; encoded by the coding sequence ATGAAGCCGCCCATCGTGCGGCTGCCGAAGATGGGGCCGGCCGCCCACAACCCGGGCGTACTCCCGGCGACGCCGGAGCAGATCCGTGCTGCGCTGGACCTGATCGACGCCACCGAGACCGTCGCCGTGTTGACCGGGGCGGGCATGAGCACCGATTCGGGGATCCCCGACTATCGCGGACCCGACTCTCCGCAGGCGACGCCGATGCTCTATGACGAGTTCGTCACGTCGGTGGAGAACCGCCGCCGCTATTGGGCGCGGGCATTCCGCGGCTGGTCACGGATGGGGAAGGCTCATCCGAACGCAGCCCACGACGTGCTGGCGCGTCTGGAGACCCATGGGCGGGTACGCGGCGTGATCACCCAGAACGTCGACGGCCTCCACGAGGCGGCGGGCAGCGGCAACCTGGTCGCGCTGCACGGGCGCATCGCCGATGTGGTGTGTCTCGGATGTGCCGCCGTGACCAGTCGCGAGGCGTTCCAGCACGAACTCGCCCGGCTCAACCCGGAGACTGCGGACGACCCCGAGGCCGGTCACGCGGAGTTGCGCCCCGATGGCGATGCGGTGGTGTCCGACTGGCAGGGGTTCGTGTTTCCGGATTGTCCGACCTGCGGCGGGATCCTCAAGCCGGATGTCGTCTTCTTCGGCGAATCGGTGCCGAAGCAGCGGGTGGAGCAGTGCTTCTCGCTCGTCGATGATTCGGATGCGTTGTTGGTTCTGGGGTCCTCGTTGACCGTGATGTCCGGCCTGCGGTTCGTGCATCGGGCGGTGAAGGCCGCCAAGCCCGTGGTCATCGTCAACCGTGGCGCCACGCGGGGGGATGAGTTGGCCACCATCAAACTCGAGCTCGGTGTGGCCGACTTCCTTGCGGCCATGGAGGCGCATACCCGCGTGGGGTAG
- a CDS encoding NAD(P)H-quinone dehydrogenase, which translates to MNRVVIIGGGPGGYEAALVARQLGGEVTLVDTDGMGGSAVLTDCVPSKTLIATAEVMMTVKGSGELGLRVAGRPADEYAYGLGIDLAKVNRRVLDLATAQSQDIHEKLVAEGVTIVRGRGRLNGIAEVIAETENGEQTFPADAILIATGAYPREMPTAVPDGERILTWTQVYNLTQMPEHLIVVGSGVTGAEFASAYDAIGVPVTLVSSRKTVLPGEDPDAAQVLQDVFERRGMRVLSEARAQAVSRDDDEVTVTLADGRTVTGSHCLMAVGSIPLTENIGLAEAGVEVDDRGYIKVDRVSRTTARGVYAAGDCTGVLALASVAAMQGRIAMWHALGDAVTPLDTGIVSSNVFTSPEIATVGVTQAQIDAGEVRAIGITLPLSGNARAKMQGIHDGFVKLFCLPVTGIIVGGVVVSPHASELIHPITLAVAEKVTVDSFAQDFTVYPSLSGSIAEAARRLHGHSTEQLEQQIHL; encoded by the coding sequence GTGAATCGCGTGGTGATCATTGGTGGCGGGCCCGGAGGCTATGAGGCGGCGCTGGTCGCACGGCAACTCGGCGGTGAGGTCACGCTGGTCGACACCGACGGGATGGGCGGCTCGGCGGTGCTCACCGACTGCGTGCCGTCCAAGACCCTGATCGCAACGGCCGAGGTCATGATGACCGTCAAGGGGTCGGGTGAGCTCGGGTTGCGGGTGGCGGGGCGGCCCGCGGATGAGTACGCCTATGGCCTCGGCATCGACCTCGCCAAGGTGAACCGGCGAGTTCTGGATCTGGCCACGGCGCAGTCGCAGGACATCCACGAGAAGCTCGTCGCCGAGGGCGTCACGATCGTCCGGGGGCGTGGCCGTCTCAACGGCATCGCCGAGGTGATCGCCGAGACCGAGAACGGCGAACAGACTTTCCCTGCCGATGCGATCCTGATCGCGACGGGGGCGTACCCCCGGGAGATGCCGACCGCCGTCCCCGACGGCGAACGGATCCTGACCTGGACGCAGGTCTACAACCTCACCCAGATGCCGGAGCACCTGATCGTGGTCGGGTCGGGTGTGACGGGTGCCGAGTTCGCGAGTGCGTATGACGCGATCGGCGTGCCCGTGACGCTGGTGTCGTCGCGGAAGACCGTTCTTCCGGGTGAGGACCCCGATGCGGCCCAGGTGCTGCAGGATGTGTTCGAGCGGCGCGGCATGCGGGTGCTCTCCGAGGCCCGTGCGCAGGCGGTGTCCCGCGACGATGACGAGGTGACGGTTACCCTGGCCGATGGCCGGACTGTCACGGGTTCGCACTGCCTCATGGCCGTTGGTTCCATCCCGCTCACCGAGAACATCGGGTTGGCCGAGGCCGGCGTCGAGGTCGACGACCGGGGTTACATCAAGGTGGATCGGGTGTCGCGGACGACCGCGCGGGGGGTGTACGCCGCGGGGGACTGCACGGGCGTACTGGCTCTGGCCTCGGTCGCCGCCATGCAGGGCCGGATCGCGATGTGGCATGCCCTGGGTGACGCCGTCACGCCGCTGGACACCGGCATCGTGTCGTCGAACGTGTTCACCTCGCCCGAGATCGCAACGGTGGGTGTGACCCAGGCGCAGATCGATGCAGGTGAAGTGCGAGCCATCGGGATCACTCTGCCGCTGTCCGGCAACGCCCGGGCCAAGATGCAGGGCATCCACGACGGCTTCGTGAAGCTGTTCTGTCTTCCCGTCACCGGCATCATCGTCGGGGGAGTGGTGGTCTCGCCGCACGCCAGTGAACTGATCCACCCGATCACGCTCGCAGTCGCCGAGAAGGTCACCGTGGACAGCTTCGCGCAGGATTTCACGGTCTATCCCTCGCTGTCGGGGTCGATCGCCGAGGCCGCCCGGCGGCTGCACGGCCATTCGACCGAGCAGCTCGAACAACAGATCCACCTGTGA
- a CDS encoding purine-nucleoside phosphorylase, translating to MKEHPTVDPTAFGTAADAARALLTRFELERINLALVLGSGWSAAADDLGDLVGECELAELPGFAAPVVAGHGGRLRLVRTPNDRLAAILTGRTHFYEGRGVDATVHGVRTVAAAGADMLLLTNGCGSINPDWAPGTPVLLRDHINLTGESPLRGATFVDLSEAYSPRLRDLARGVDPGLAEGVYVQFRGPQYETPAEVRMAGIMGGDLVGMSTTLETVAARAVGLEVLGISLVTNLAAGISASTLDHTEVIEAGKAAAPRLAGLLRGLVEVL from the coding sequence GTGAAGGAACATCCCACGGTCGATCCCACGGCCTTCGGCACTGCCGCCGACGCCGCCCGCGCGCTGCTCACCCGCTTCGAGTTGGAGAGGATCAATCTGGCCCTGGTCCTGGGCTCGGGCTGGTCCGCCGCGGCCGATGACCTGGGAGATCTCGTCGGCGAGTGCGAGCTCGCCGAACTGCCCGGCTTCGCTGCCCCGGTGGTCGCCGGCCACGGTGGACGGCTGCGCCTCGTGCGTACGCCGAACGACCGGCTCGCGGCGATCCTGACCGGCCGCACGCATTTCTATGAGGGGCGCGGGGTGGATGCGACCGTCCATGGCGTACGCACGGTCGCCGCGGCGGGTGCGGACATGCTCCTGCTGACCAACGGCTGCGGTTCGATCAACCCGGACTGGGCGCCGGGCACCCCGGTGCTGCTCCGTGACCACATCAACCTCACCGGCGAATCCCCGCTGCGCGGGGCCACCTTCGTCGATCTGTCCGAGGCCTACAGCCCACGGCTGCGGGATCTCGCGCGCGGGGTGGATCCGGGCCTGGCCGAGGGTGTCTACGTGCAGTTCCGCGGGCCGCAGTATGAAACCCCGGCCGAGGTGCGGATGGCCGGCATCATGGGCGGCGATCTTGTGGGGATGTCGACCACCCTGGAGACGGTGGCGGCGCGTGCCGTGGGCCTGGAGGTGTTGGGCATCTCGCTGGTGACCAACCTCGCGGCCGGCATCAGCGCCAGCACGCTCGATCACACCGAGGTGATCGAGGCAGGCAAGGCCGCAGCACCCCGCCTCGCGGGCCTGCTGCGCGGACTCGTGGAGGTGTTGTGA
- a CDS encoding exodeoxyribonuclease III, with translation MRIATWNVNSAKQRAPRMLDWLAERRPDVVCLQETKLTEEAFDEQFGDALGELGYEYAVVGQSAWNGVAILSRVGLKDVRRGFPGMPGFPDAEARAVSAVCGGIRVYSLYVPNGRTPDSDHYAYKLEWLAALRESVAADGGEVAVCGDMNIAPTDADVFDPAAYVGQTHVTPPERAALAALTDLGLVDAVRARWPEDQVFSYWDYRAGMFHKNLGMRIDLILVGAPVADRVQAAWVDRAARKGKGPSDHAPVIVDLDTAPDGDIGPMVPPPSAKPHKPGSARLPQA, from the coding sequence GTGAGGATCGCCACCTGGAACGTCAACAGCGCCAAGCAGCGGGCGCCCCGAATGCTCGACTGGCTCGCGGAGCGCCGGCCCGATGTCGTGTGCCTGCAGGAGACCAAGCTGACCGAGGAGGCGTTCGACGAGCAGTTCGGGGACGCACTCGGCGAGCTCGGTTATGAGTACGCCGTCGTGGGCCAGAGCGCCTGGAACGGGGTGGCCATCCTGTCGCGGGTGGGGCTCAAGGACGTGCGGCGTGGGTTCCCCGGGATGCCCGGATTCCCCGACGCGGAAGCGCGGGCGGTGAGTGCGGTGTGCGGGGGCATCCGGGTCTACAGCCTCTATGTCCCCAACGGGCGGACGCCGGATTCCGACCACTACGCCTACAAGCTCGAGTGGCTCGCCGCGCTTCGCGAGTCCGTTGCCGCCGACGGGGGCGAGGTTGCCGTGTGCGGTGACATGAACATCGCGCCGACGGATGCGGATGTGTTCGATCCCGCCGCCTATGTCGGACAGACCCACGTCACGCCACCCGAGCGTGCCGCGCTGGCCGCGCTGACCGATCTGGGTCTGGTCGATGCGGTCAGGGCACGCTGGCCCGAGGACCAGGTGTTCAGCTACTGGGACTATCGCGCGGGCATGTTCCACAAGAACCTCGGCATGCGGATCGACCTGATCCTGGTCGGGGCGCCGGTGGCTGACCGGGTGCAGGCTGCCTGGGTCGACCGCGCTGCGCGGAAGGGCAAGGGTCCCAGCGATCACGCGCCGGTCATCGTCGACCTCGATACCGCGCCCGATGGTGACATCGGCCCCATGGTGCCGCCGCCGTCGGCGAAGCCGCACAAGCCCGGCTCGGCCCGTCTGCCACAGGCCTGA
- a CDS encoding biotin carboxylase N-terminal domain-containing protein, producing the protein MAISKVLIANRGEIAVRVIRAAADAGLGSVAIYAEPDADSLFVKLADEAYALGGTTPADTYLDVTKILDIAHRSGADAVHPGYGFLAENADFAQAVIDAGLIWIGPPPAAIDGLGDKVKARHIAQRAGAPLVPGTSDPVKNADEVVAFADEHGLPIAIKAAYGGGGRGLKVARDRYEIRELFESATREAVTAFGRGECFVERYLDKPRHVETQCLADQHGNVVVVSTRDCSLQRRHQKLVEEAPAPFLSSEQLNTLYTSSKAILKEAGYVGAGTCEFLVGTDGTISFLEVNTRLQVEHPVSEEVTGIDLVREMFRIADGEELGYDDPEIRGHSIEFRINAEDAGRNFMPAPGTLTEWAPPTGPGVRVDEGYLKGMTVPGAFDSLVAKIIVTGADREQAIARSRRALAETRVDGMPTVIPFHAQVLTEPAYTAPNGTFAVHTRWIETEFDNRIEPYVGIPADPDEVVEKTSVVVEVNGKRIEVKLPNTLGMASGSKSRKPPRRKGGSGGARSASSTSLTSPMQGTIVKVSVREGAVVSEGDQIVVLEAMKMEQPINAHRSGKITNLQADVGASVTAGAVLCEIVDTEDDD; encoded by the coding sequence GTGGCAATCAGCAAGGTACTCATCGCCAACCGTGGTGAGATCGCCGTTCGCGTGATCCGGGCCGCCGCCGATGCGGGTCTGGGGAGCGTGGCGATCTATGCCGAACCGGATGCGGACAGCCTGTTCGTCAAGCTGGCCGATGAGGCGTACGCGTTGGGAGGCACCACTCCGGCTGACACCTATCTGGATGTCACCAAGATCCTCGACATCGCCCACCGGTCCGGCGCCGATGCGGTCCACCCGGGCTACGGCTTTCTCGCCGAGAATGCCGACTTCGCCCAGGCCGTCATCGACGCCGGACTGATCTGGATCGGGCCGCCTCCGGCGGCCATCGACGGGCTCGGGGACAAGGTCAAGGCGCGCCACATCGCCCAGCGGGCGGGCGCTCCCCTGGTCCCCGGCACGTCGGATCCGGTGAAGAACGCCGACGAGGTCGTCGCCTTCGCCGATGAGCACGGCCTGCCGATCGCCATCAAGGCGGCGTACGGCGGTGGTGGTCGCGGTCTGAAGGTCGCGCGTGATCGTTATGAGATCCGCGAGCTGTTCGAGTCCGCCACCCGCGAGGCCGTGACTGCATTCGGTCGTGGCGAGTGCTTCGTCGAGCGCTATCTCGACAAGCCTCGCCACGTCGAGACGCAGTGCCTCGCCGATCAGCACGGCAATGTGGTGGTGGTCTCCACCCGCGACTGCTCGCTGCAGCGCCGCCACCAGAAGCTGGTGGAAGAGGCGCCCGCACCGTTCCTCTCCTCCGAGCAGCTCAACACGCTCTACACATCGTCGAAGGCCATCCTCAAAGAAGCCGGGTATGTGGGCGCCGGCACCTGTGAGTTCCTGGTCGGCACCGACGGCACGATCTCGTTCCTCGAGGTCAACACCCGTCTGCAGGTCGAACATCCGGTGTCCGAGGAGGTCACCGGGATCGACCTGGTTCGGGAGATGTTCCGGATCGCCGACGGCGAAGAGCTCGGCTATGACGATCCGGAGATCCGCGGCCACTCCATCGAGTTCCGCATCAACGCCGAGGACGCCGGCCGCAACTTCATGCCCGCCCCCGGCACCCTGACCGAGTGGGCCCCGCCCACCGGACCCGGCGTACGCGTCGACGAGGGCTATCTCAAGGGCATGACCGTGCCCGGTGCGTTCGACTCCCTCGTCGCCAAGATCATCGTCACCGGCGCCGACCGCGAGCAGGCCATCGCCCGCTCCCGTCGCGCCCTCGCCGAGACGCGGGTCGATGGTATGCCGACCGTGATTCCGTTCCATGCCCAGGTGCTGACCGAGCCGGCGTACACGGCGCCGAACGGAACCTTCGCCGTCCACACTCGCTGGATCGAGACCGAGTTCGACAACCGGATCGAGCCCTATGTCGGCATTCCGGCCGACCCCGACGAGGTCGTGGAGAAGACCTCGGTCGTCGTCGAGGTCAACGGCAAGCGCATCGAGGTCAAGCTGCCCAACACCCTGGGCATGGCAAGCGGCTCGAAGAGCCGCAAACCACCGCGGCGCAAGGGCGGCAGTGGCGGGGCCAGGTCAGCCTCCTCGACGTCGCTGACGTCACCGATGCAGGGCACGATCGTCAAGGTGTCCGTGCGCGAGGGCGCCGTCGTGTCCGAGGGCGACCAGATCGTCGTGCTGGAGGCCATGAAGATGGAGCAGCCGATCAACGCCCACCGCAGCGGCAAGATCACCAACCTGCAGGCCGATGTCGGCGCGAGCGTCACGGCCGGAGCGGTCCTGTGCGAGATTGTCGACACTGAGGACGATGACTGA
- a CDS encoding nitric-oxide reductase large subunit, with protein MTTTASRPRPSRGRLSPRDLRWWIALFVVMVGSFAVLLYMGAQINQSKPPIPERVVDTSGRVIMTGDDIITGQKIWQSIGGQQIGSVWGHGAYVAPDWTADWLHREATFLLEEYAGPGGFDSLDPERQAALQARLKTAIRTNTYDAATGTITLDQLRAQSFEDNATYYSTMFADGHINYAIPAGTLSDPTLGRQMSAFFWWSSWAASTDAPGSTATYTQNWPHEPLIDNVPTTTNILWSIISIILLLLGIGGLVWYHNLHSEEDEKVKDVPRLDPLLGYQPTPSQKATLKYFFVVGGLFVLQIVMGILTAHYGVEGGALYGIPIDQILPYAVVRTWHTQLGIFWIATAWLATGLFVAPAVGGSEPKFQRLGVNVLFGALIVVVLGSMIGQWLSITGKMGYGNPINWWLGTTGYEYLDLARTWQVGLFAGLIIWLVLMVRAMWPALKRAKTPEGNHPTDEAPLAAGSQRSLILMLIMSCVAITGFFGAAFGMGHDTHLSITEYWRWWVVHLWVEGFFEVFATVVIAFLLVRLGLLRPAMAATATLSATVIFLAGGIIGTGHHLYFTGSNDVVMAWSAAFSALEVVPLALVGFEAFRNLRLLRVHRWVAGYKWAIYFFVSVSFWNMLGAGVFGFLINPPISLFYVQGLNLTPLHGHTALFGVYGMLGIGLMLFCVRALMPGKEWNEKPIAIGFWCLNGGLLMMALMSLLPLGLAQAWASMEHGFWYARSDEFLYSPILTVLRWLRTPGDVVFAVGALAIGVFMVGLLTGWSIRKTGREVTSGTPIAQDQEVGADRE; from the coding sequence ATGACAACAACAGCTTCCCGCCCAAGACCTTCCCGAGGACGCCTCTCTCCACGCGACCTGCGCTGGTGGATCGCACTCTTCGTGGTCATGGTGGGTTCCTTCGCCGTGCTGCTCTATATGGGCGCCCAGATCAACCAGTCGAAGCCGCCCATTCCGGAGCGGGTCGTCGACACGAGTGGCCGCGTCATCATGACCGGCGACGACATCATCACCGGCCAGAAGATCTGGCAGTCGATCGGTGGCCAGCAGATCGGTTCGGTCTGGGGCCACGGCGCGTACGTCGCGCCCGACTGGACCGCCGATTGGCTCCATCGCGAGGCGACGTTCCTGCTGGAGGAGTACGCCGGGCCCGGTGGCTTCGACAGCCTCGATCCCGAGCGCCAGGCCGCTCTGCAGGCCCGCCTCAAGACCGCCATACGGACCAATACCTATGACGCGGCCACCGGAACGATCACCCTGGATCAGCTGCGTGCCCAGTCCTTCGAGGACAACGCGACCTACTACTCGACCATGTTCGCCGACGGGCACATCAACTACGCCATCCCGGCCGGAACTCTGTCTGATCCCACCCTGGGACGCCAGATGTCCGCGTTCTTCTGGTGGTCCAGCTGGGCTGCCTCGACCGATGCTCCCGGTTCCACCGCGACCTACACCCAGAACTGGCCCCATGAGCCGCTGATCGACAACGTCCCGACCACCACCAACATCCTGTGGTCGATCATCTCGATCATCCTGCTGCTGCTCGGCATCGGCGGCCTGGTCTGGTATCACAATCTCCACTCGGAGGAGGACGAGAAGGTCAAGGACGTCCCGAGGCTCGATCCCCTGCTCGGATATCAGCCCACGCCGTCCCAGAAGGCCACGCTGAAGTATTTCTTCGTCGTCGGCGGCCTCTTCGTCCTGCAGATCGTCATGGGCATCCTGACGGCCCACTACGGCGTCGAGGGCGGCGCGCTCTATGGCATCCCGATCGACCAGATCCTGCCGTACGCCGTCGTCCGCACCTGGCACACCCAGCTCGGCATCTTCTGGATCGCCACCGCCTGGCTCGCCACGGGCCTTTTCGTCGCACCGGCCGTCGGCGGCAGCGAACCGAAGTTCCAGCGCCTCGGGGTGAACGTGTTGTTCGGCGCCCTGATCGTCGTCGTCCTCGGTTCGATGATCGGCCAGTGGCTGTCGATCACCGGCAAGATGGGCTATGGCAACCCGATCAACTGGTGGCTGGGCACGACGGGTTATGAATACCTCGACCTGGCCCGCACCTGGCAGGTCGGCCTGTTCGCCGGTCTGATCATCTGGCTGGTGCTGATGGTCCGCGCCATGTGGCCGGCCCTGAAGCGCGCCAAGACCCCCGAGGGCAACCACCCGACCGATGAGGCGCCGCTGGCCGCCGGCTCGCAGCGTTCGCTCATCCTCATGCTGATCATGTCCTGCGTCGCCATCACGGGCTTCTTCGGCGCGGCCTTCGGCATGGGCCACGACACCCACCTCTCCATCACCGAATACTGGCGCTGGTGGGTTGTGCACCTGTGGGTCGAGGGCTTCTTCGAGGTCTTCGCCACCGTCGTGATCGCGTTCCTGCTGGTCCGTCTCGGCCTGCTCCGGCCGGCCATGGCCGCGACCGCGACCCTGTCGGCGACCGTGATCTTCCTCGCCGGCGGCATCATCGGCACCGGTCACCACCTCTATTTCACCGGTTCCAACGATGTCGTCATGGCCTGGTCGGCGGCGTTCAGCGCCCTCGAGGTCGTGCCGCTCGCGCTGGTTGGCTTCGAAGCCTTCCGCAACCTGCGGCTGCTGCGCGTCCACCGGTGGGTCGCCGGCTACAAGTGGGCGATCTATTTCTTCGTCTCCGTGTCGTTCTGGAACATGCTGGGCGCCGGTGTCTTCGGCTTCCTCATCAACCCGCCGATCTCGCTGTTCTATGTCCAGGGCCTCAACCTGACGCCGCTGCACGGTCACACCGCGCTCTTCGGTGTGTACGGCATGTTGGGCATCGGCCTGATGCTGTTCTGCGTCCGCGCGCTCATGCCCGGCAAGGAATGGAACGAGAAGCCGATCGCCATCGGATTCTGGTGCCTCAACGGCGGCCTGCTGATGATGGCGTTGATGAGCCTGCTGCCCCTCGGTCTCGCCCAAGCCTGGGCGAGCATGGAGCACGGTTTCTGGTACGCCCGGAGCGACGAATTCCTCTATTCGCCGATTCTCACCGTGCTCCGCTGGCTGCGTACGCCGGGCGACGTGGTGTTCGCGGTGGGCGCTCTTGCCATCGGCGTGTTCATGGTGGGCCTGCTCACCGGTTGGTCGATCCGCAAGACCGGTCGCGAGGTCACGAGCGGCACGCCGATCGCCCAGGACCAGGAGGTGGGTGCCGACCGCGAGTGA
- a CDS encoding DUF4190 domain-containing protein: MSEPTSTYQPQQYGMEQRTNTLAIIALVGSFFISLVGIICGHLALNQIKQTGEKGRGLALAGLIIGYIGLVVGILYVVFAVILVANS, encoded by the coding sequence ATGAGTGAACCCACTTCGACCTATCAGCCGCAGCAGTACGGGATGGAGCAGAGGACCAACACCCTCGCCATCATCGCCCTCGTCGGCTCGTTCTTCATCAGCCTCGTCGGCATCATCTGCGGCCACCTCGCTCTGAACCAGATCAAGCAGACCGGCGAGAAGGGTCGCGGCCTCGCGCTGGCCGGCCTCATCATCGGCTACATCGGCCTTGTCGTCGGCATCCTCTATGTGGTGTTCGCCGTCATCCTGGTCGCCAACAGCTGA